One genomic segment of Hordeum vulgare subsp. vulgare chromosome 2H, MorexV3_pseudomolecules_assembly, whole genome shotgun sequence includes these proteins:
- the LOC123429376 gene encoding mannose/glucose-specific lectin-like yields the protein MANFQITPCATFVEVTELNFSNLYLFHTSLGSNQNQSVIIDSNATTGLGSTVVNNWSICDGPSPDATVVARAQGLHIYAGNWQNTFSITFEIERFKGSTLQVMGISVEEGEWAIVGGTGQFAMANGVIHKKFHEQRSDGNIIELTIHGFCPVLKSESLLTKLGPWGGNGGGDKDILEAVPRRMESITVSSGSIVDSIKFSYVDQTGQKHTAGPWGGSGGNQNTFMLGASEFVKEVSGTFGIYDKDRHNIITSLKFITNVKTYGPFGEAKGTPFTIPVQKNSSIVGFFGRSGIYLDALGVYVRPL from the exons ATGGCCAATTTCCAGATAACTCCCTGCGCCACGTTTGTAGAGGTCACTGAGCTCAACTTCAGCAACCTGTACCTTTTCCACacttccctcggctcaaaccaaaatCAGTCAGTTATAATAGACTCGAATGCTACTACTGGTTTGGGTTCGACTGTTGTTAACAACTGGTCGATATGTGATGGCCCTAGCCCTGACGCCACTGTCGTTGCGCGTGCACAAGGCCTGCATATCTATGCTGGTAACTGGCAGAATACTTTCAGCATAACCTTTGAGATTGAAAG GTTTAAGGGGTCAACGCTTCAAGTGATGGGGATATCTGTTGAAGAAGGCGAGTGGGCTATTGTTGGTGGGACGGGACAATTTGCAATGGCAAACGGTGTCATCCACAAAAAGTTCCATGAACAAAGGAGCGACGGTAACATCATAGAACTCACTATCCATGGGTTTTGTCCCGTGTTGAAATCAGAG agcctcctcacaaagcttgGACCATGGGGTGGAAATGGAGGGGGTGATAAAGACATTTTGGAGGCAGTACCGAGGCGTATGGAGAGCATCACAGTTAGCAGCGGCTCAATTGTTGATTCAATCAAATTTTCTTATGTTGATCAGACTGGACAGAAGCACACCGCTGGACCCTGGGGAGGTTCTGGAGGAAATCAAAACACG TTTATGCTCGGCGCTTCTGAGTTTGTGAAGGAAGTTTCAGGAACATTCGGCATTTACGACAAAGACCGACACAACATAATAACTTCCTTGAAATTTATCACGAATGTGAAGACGTACGGTCCTTTCGGAGAAGCGAAGGGAACCCCTTTCACTATACCCGTGCAGAAGAATAGCAGCATCGTTGGGTTCTTCGGGCGTAGCGGGATATATCTTGATGCGCTTGGTGTCTACGTGCGCCCACTCTAA